The Fusobacterium necrophorum subsp. necrophorum genome includes the window TCTTCCCATAGCGATATTGAACAAATTAAAAAATGTTCTATAAAAACACATCGTCAACAACATAAATACAAGGAATTCTTCTGATGAAATCAATTTATTTAAATATAAATAGCCTCCAATAGGTAAAGTAAATAGCACTCCTGAGTCTAAGATCACAATCATGAATGCAAGTGGATAACAGGAGCATTTAGCCATCTCTTTAAGACACTCGGTGTATTTCTTTGAGGATTTACTCAACTTAACAAACTTATCCGCTGTCAGTCCAAACATTTTTATTATGGGCATACAGTTTACATATTCATTTGTTACTCCCATCACCTCCGAAAAGGTATTGGTATACTTCCTTGTTAAATCCGGATATTTTCTCATCATGAATGTAGGCAAAAAAACACCCACAATAACGGGTATTATCATAGCCAATGTCATGTAAACATTTATGCGAAGCATTAACACAACCGCTATAACAGGAATGACTATTGCCTGAATTATTTCAACTAAATTATGTGCTATAAAGCCCTCAAGTTTTTCTATATCGTCAAATAACGCTGCTTTTAGCTCTCCTGTTGATTTATTATTAAAAAATCCCAAATTAACCTTTGATAAATATTCTAAAGCCTCCATTTTTAAACGATGCATAATATTATAGGCTGCAACATGAGTACATATCATTGTTGCTGACATTAACACATTTTGTACAATCGCCCCAATAACCATAATCAACGCCCATATCAATACTGTATGAATGTTCAAAGTTTTATTGATTAAAGATAAGATCATCTGATACAAAACAACATAGGGAACAAATGACAAAAGTCCACTGATTATTCCTAACAATATGCCTATAAAAATTTTAACTTTTTCATACTTTAACAAGGAAAATATGCTTATATTTTTCCCATTAAATCTTCCCATATTTTCTCACCTCTTTTTTGTCCTATTTATCACTAATAGAGTATTCTAAAGGTGAAAATAAATCAATATATAGCATTTTACAAACTCATAAAACAAAAAGTCAATTAAACCCTTTATTTTAGCCGTTTTTTTTGTTTTAATTTAATCCTAATTAAAAATATCGTGATATAAATCTGGATGATTGTGATATTAAATTATGGTAAAATGATATGACAACAAGGAGGTGTATTTCATGAAAAAAACAGTCATTGAATATTATGATGAACTACCCCAAAATTTACATTTTTATAAAATAGAAGAAGAATCCACTTCGGGTAATAATTTCTATCGAATGAACTCTG containing:
- a CDS encoding ABC transporter ATP-binding protein, with product MGRFNGKNISIFSLLKYEKVKIFIGILLGIISGLLSFVPYVVLYQMILSLINKTLNIHTVLIWALIMVIGAIVQNVLMSATMICTHVAAYNIMHRLKMEALEYLSKVNLGFFNNKSTGELKAALFDDIEKLEGFIAHNLVEIIQAIVIPVIAVVLMLRINVYMTLAMIIPVIVGVFLPTFMMRKYPDLTRKYTNTFSEVMGVTNEYVNCMPIIKMFGLTADKFVKLSKSSKKYTECLKEMAKCSCYPLAFMIVILDSGVLFTLPIGGYLYLNKLISSEEFLVFMLLTMCFYRTFFNLFNIAMGRIELNSGLVNIKQLFSVPVEKNGEKRVKSKSLEIEFENVNFGYDENNLVLKNISMKIEPNSFTAFVGESGAGKTTAATLIGRYWNVDSGEIRISGIPINELNTDSLMASISFVFQDVFMMEDTLLENIRMGLNVNEEEVHLAAQNAQIHDFISGLPDGYNTKIGDKGFKLSGGQKQRISIARAILKNAPIIIFDEATSYSDIENEHKIQIALENLLKNKTVIMIAHRLHTIKNADKIVVFEKGKIVEQGTHKILLDLGGHYADMWNIYMQNYVE